The genomic region atttattcaatgtgtagatatttttttaaatactttttaatcgAGGGATAACCTCATTGATCTTGGGATTTCGAAAAGTAagtttcttgttgttgttttctattatttttttattatttttcattaattaatttaacgagttttgtttaaagtttcacaTGTTCTAGACAATTTCTGAAATCTTGGAGTTGATAAAACTATCAAGTGGGGAAACATTGCAACCATTTCAGGGAACATTTCTGAAAGTGTATCGTATTTAACTTATGATCATAGTGTGTGCTCATTATTCATGTGGATTAAATtctgtaaacattaaaaataggATCGGTTACAATACTTTATGAACGTTCggacatttttctttattccatGTATTCCAAATTCTGCATTACATATTCCGGTGCTAGGGACAGCTTTGATAATAAACATGCATTCTTACTTCAGAGTAAGATGTATCACAATTGATACATTAAACGGAAAAGGATAAATACATATTGAAACAATGGTTTTCATGAAGGGtatcgtgtttaatttgaaagaaaggtgcagaaaacagagtatttctaccttatgagacgacaGTTGATCACAGTTAATGTTTTAGGACACACcaatcattatatatttgtgcattttaaatttaagctattaaattaacggatacaatcttgttaccagtaataAATATTAAGCATAAATGAACTTTTAAGTAACTATTTGAGGGGTTACCACTAAACAtttatgttatacattttatgttttgattttgaataagagtatcactttatCTCAGACCTATACTATGCATTTCCATACTCTGAAAATGTTTGAGCATAAGAATAATTTCCAGAatattgataacattaaaaGGAAATGAATAAGACTTTGGCCAGGCATTGTTTTAATACTATATTACACCCATATAACCTGCCATAAATGTCATTGAGAAATTATTGTACTGACTATTCATGTATGATAACAAAGAGAAGAAACAGAACTAGTTGAAGTGAAAGtctgaaacaaatttaaaaatgaatatcgaGTAGGCAGAAACATAAcatagcaaaaaataaaatgaatgccAGTTCAACACCAAGCCCTTACCTCGTCAAAGTAGAGCTCGACAAAGTTTGCATCAAGCTCGTAGTTCTGGACTCGGCCTATCCCAACGAGCTGTGAAAAGGGTGGTTAATTATGTTAACGCATTCATACTCTTAACTTTGCTGATATTTCAACAAGAACTGAGTCTTACTACAATTACGTATTAATTATCTGATCCTTTGTCAGCATTGAATTAACATAAGTGCTTATTGTAAGGAAATATTCCAGAAGCCAGTACTTTGGGACGTTGGAAGTGTTCAATTACCATTACGGTCAATGAATTATCTAATTAAATCGAGTATTCTGCATTTACAGTAAATACAATTTAAGCGTCCGAATGGCCATACTTACCAAAAGTAGTCTTTACACTGGACATTTTTTATCTTCTTTAACATAAATACTAATATTCTATATGACCTGATCTAGGGTGCTTGTAACGGGAACCCAACCAGTAGACATTTTGATCTCCGCAATAGCCAGATTTGAAACGCCACTCTTCAAGTAACTGAAGCAAAGTAAACATGACAATAGTTACCAAATGCTCCCATTTGATGGGAATCATAAAACACATATGTGgctttcttgttgttgttttctttctatGATTTAGACAAAAGAACGTTAAacttttttgaataataaaataatatcgtCAAACCAGCAATTTATATTGCATACCTTGCACATACTTCCAACGTCCGCATTGCACAGTTGTTCTTTTGCGTCCTTGATTTGTAGACAAGTGTGTCAACGCTAAACGCCGGACTTGTGTCCTTCATTcgatatacattatattttaagttcGACTGGGCGAGAACGCAGCCCGAACCAGACATTGATATTTCGACAGGTTTTGTATTAAGAAGGTCGATGGACTGGGACACGAGATTATTGTCGGCTGTCACTCTGAAATTATATGCCTGGCGATCTTGTCTTACATCAACTTGCAAATCCTGTTCTCCCGAGAAGGATACGGCGCCGAATTTAGCCAACGCTTGCAACGCCACCACTGTGTCCTGAAGAAAATAGCCAACAGTTTACAGTTGTTGGATCGTCGTAGTTACGTATGgtgaatttgataaaacattcgTACGGCACAATACATTTAAAGAATGTGAAAgtatattcaatatttgatgTATACAATGGTCATCTACTCAGTCTTTGTATTATAAATCACAACTATAAGCGTTATCTTTGCAGAGGAGAAACCTCCGTAATCATTTCTCTGTCTAGAAATCCACTGCACGATAGGTGCCACCTTGTCCACGCTGGCTTTAGTCTCCAGTAATGCCAGAAGAACGTAGGCAGTCATCTCTACTTCGGCGGACGGCGCGGTATAATGCCATCACGCGGCATCATCTTCATTCTCAATATCTGcctccggtgtccgttcccagTGAGTCTGGCCGGATCCTAGAGATATAAATACTTTTGACCGTGCTATACTGATAAGCTTGTAATCGTATCTGTGTACGTATGTGTGTGTTTGCTTTAAATACGTATGCTACAGAGCGAAAAAGTATGTTTTGCTGTATAAGACCTTATATAGTGTATAAAATAgtacattttaattttctatttatagttcgattttaaaaatagttcgatttaaaatgctttaagaaactcttttttttccagaaaatatacaaaatattcacaaacaattaaaaacaacattccAACTCTAGTTTCGATTCAAAGAAACCaaatagtatttattaacaataacatgACGTCGACATATTCATTCGTAGATTTTCCTGCAACATCTTCACTAAATTTAAGGTCTGTCTAAACTTGAATCCAATTGGTCTGGTTGTATAATAGTCCACCTCTAAACCATTTGCTCGGTTTTAGCTAAAATTCGAGTATACTGTACACATTCAGATTTAGTAAAATCGAACCTTAATAAATATGATCTATGTTATTATACTCACGTGTCAGTTTGCGTTTGTCCAACTCTGCGAGAACGGCGGTGTTGCGATCGTCGCTCGGGGGTTGTATAGGCTGTGTGCGTACGCAATGACGGACAGGGTGTACGTATCCACTGCCTGCAGATCCACGGCACCAATGCACGAGAAACCTTTGTCAATGGCACTCTTGGGGTATGCAAATGAAAATGTGTACATGAGCATCGTCCATCGGAAGGTATCAGTTTGACTGAGAATTTGTTCATAATCATTCGATATGTTTAACATCTTTACTTCTTTGAAGGCAATTTACGTacagtttgaaatattatattattttacgaTTCCtgataaacattcattttaaagtgacactcttattcaaaattattacatatacatgtataacaaacttaatttttgagtgaaaaacctttaactccttactaaataatgcatttatgaaaataattaattactgaCATCAAGATTGTAAGCGTgtgtttaatagctgaacatgtaaaattattaaaagattggtgagtgcttcatgatttactgtgatctactatcgtcttaTAGTgaagaaatacagtgttttatgctgatttccttcaaattaaactcggtatccttcataagaaccattgctttcgacatttattcatccttttttaaaacaattaattttattaattctgGTAAATcgtttttgggagtaagaatcTTTGAAGAAGGATTCATAAAACTGAACATGACTATCAGCATTTATTAATGTAGTATGTGTCACTCTTTATATCAACACTTggaaataatagtttaattaaGCATATTGATAAGTTTTATAATATACACTAAAGTAACACTCAGTAAACAGCTTAAACCCCTTGGAATGTCCATCAATTTACTGTCCCTTATGGCATACCTGGTTGTTCCTGCTGAAGCCTCCCTCTAGCAGGGCCACTAATATAAAGGCGGTCAGGTCTGTTACCTCGTCCTCATCCAGACCACCTTTCAGGTAAGAGCTGAACGTTCTTCCAACCTTTAAAACGcgcatatcattttaaatacttaGTAGCTTCTTAGAATCGAACAATCGAACGCGAATTAAACTGATGAAGTTTTCAGATTGTTTCACGTAATTAAAATagattttatttccaaaacgtgtacatgttttaacaatacaattaactttaaatgtGTTACCTTTGGAAAACATCCATCCTCCTGTTGGTGGGATAGGATCCACAAACCACTATTATTGACATCATCTTCGTCAATcgttaagaattttgcaaagaATGCCATTGACTTGACCACAAAGGCGGTGAGCCATAAACTTCCGGTTTCGTTCCCATACTGGTTCTCTTCCCATATACTATACCCGTTGTCGTTGTGGCGGTACTTCAGTTGCCGCTGGTAACCTTAGTGTACATTTACGAATCATAACGTCGATTCAAAATGCAGTGGTTGGATTGAGCAGGGAAATTACAGAACCTGAGTAGTCAAAGGAAATGTTTGTAGAGACAGTCactaatcaaataaaacattgcaGACTTATGCAATAGTAGAATATCAAATTGGGAAGTTTAAGCTTAAGGATTTTAAGGAACATCCGTgtctttcaataaaaatggcgtGGAGTAAATTCAATATATAGAACAACAACCAGTATATTAGACGGAAAATGCCGTACAGTATACACGGCAAGATATTGGACAAATACGAGCATATTGGCGGAACATGCCGTACACGACAAAACATAGGAAAACAACCGGTATATCTGACAGAAATTGAGGAAAGCATGGAAAGGTCAGCAACTAGCCAAAAGCTGTATGGAGCATCCGtaccattcaataaaaatgccGAAGAAAACACGACAAAATATAGGATAGCAACCGTTACATCAGGCCGAGAATGCATGAACGCATGGGTAGGTCAGCAACACGCGAAAAGCTGTATGGAGCAGTAGTGATTAGTCAGGATgaacattattaaattattattattagtgcAATGAACATTTGTCTTTAATATTAAGTTGAACTATCAAAATATAGGGCAGAAGTTGTCACAAGAACATCTCGTGGaacaataaaaggaaaaaagttgtcacTAAAACATATTGTGGCTGCAATATTTAAACTTACATTGGAAGAGAGTATAATGCAATGAGAGAACGTTTCAAAACTGGACAGTTGTGAAGAAGTTGTAAGAAATCTTTAAAGAATGGAATGTTACCTTGCCTTCTTAGCATGAATGTCATGCCATTTTTTCTCCTTCAATGAATGTCATGTTATTTTGCCCACTTTAATGAATGTCATATTATAATGTCTACATAAATGAATTGGAtgttattttgcataatgaaaTGAACGGCGTGTGATAATTTTGtctactttaaaaaaataacatggtATTTTTCCTATTCAAACTTTAATGATTTGCATGTTATTTTTCCTCTATTCttccaaacatattttaaagtaacGCTTTCTTATTTTTCTATGGTTCAAGGAATATTAATCTCAGGCATTTATTAACTAATCAATGAAAATccgtaaaaaaaataagttaagttACATTTTTGTAGAAAATGTTAACGTAAGGAAGTGCTTCTCTTTAACAAATTTTAAGTCAGTGTTAAACGATGTCCAAAATCCTAACCTATCCGCATATACCTATAGGCTTTGTCCGTGATTTCGTGAGATGAGCGTCCAGTGGCATTGAGATACTGAAGCACGAAAATGTTTGGCACCCATCTTGCCAGGTTCGGCTCACCACATCCGTatggcattttcaaaatgttctgcAGGTTGGAAAGGGTTGGCCCCATGATGTCGCCTGAACGAATAAAAAGAAGTAAGTATCTTCCTATCGGAATTGTGATTTGAACTCACATTTCTATGACCAAATAACACCTTGATTACATGTGACTGATTTGTGATTGCCTGATCTCATGCTCATTTAGAAAGATTGAAAACTCGAGATTTGCTAGATGCCTTTTTTCATAATAAGCACTTTCACTATTCAACGTacaatgtgttgtttgttttctatCAACAATACCACGCAGCGTTTCGCATATTTGATTCGTCATACACGCAACGGAAGCATCCCAATGCTGTAGTTATTTGGTCATAAAGAGAAGATCATTTCGCCGAATATTGCTTTAAGCAACGGAGCGGTAACACCAATGAAGGCATACAAGTATTGGTTCCGTGTGTACAAACCTACAATGGCGACAGTAGCCCTTGTGGAATCGGGAACCAATAGTTCTGGAAacttatgttcgaacagttctACGTCACCCGCGCCATCTGATGTTTAGATAAgacaatattttgttaagtaATAAATCAAAGGAACAGTTGATATCAATTTTTGcttaagatgcactctaactcccggatcagatttaccacatttaataatattggttaaatattccaaaaaggatgaataaatgtcaaaaacaatggttcatatgaagaataccgagtttaatttgaaagaaacgcgcataaaacacattattttaccttataagactatattagaccacagtaaatctttttgcttttatcaatcatttaatagttttgcgctttctgctattaaacacacggttacaatcttgttatcagtaattcattgtttgcataaatgcattatttagtaagtagttaaagtttATCAGTcagaattgttgttttttatacatggGTCTGTATTGATtctgaataagagtgtcactctAAAACACCGTACACTGACATcgtatatttgaaatatttcaaatagaaGATTGAACTTACcaatgtgtatgttttttacACTTTTGGTACAGAACCACAAAATAAAGGAATTTAgtgtgataataaaaaataaatagcacATGCCTTTAGCACACAAGTAAGCGCTGCTAGTTTCCTCTTTTGGTTGACCCCCTGCCTGCAATATAACATGTATGTTTCGCATGTTGAAGGCTCGCAATTTGAGTGCGGTTACCAAAACATGAACTGGAAAATTGAAGCTGATTGTACTGTAAACTGTGTTTCTTGTCTTATATTGTTATAGCTTTTGGTTGATATTAAATGTTTGCTTTTGGTGTTCGAGCTATTCAACAAGATCCCGTTAGCGTTTGTCTTCAGGCTGATGCATGAGatattattttgtgaaaaactaaaacaaaaaactagcctgttattttgaaatgcttGTTGCTAAGACACTAGTCGCAGTGAACACCTTTGCAGCTGTTTTTCATTAACACCTAATGTACActtaaattaaacttaattgacacttataatataatttatcagAAGTTTATGCACACTTGCTAGATACATTATTGCCCcaaatttcacaaaatgtaAATAGTTTCGTTTAGGTACCACTCATCCAACGTTTCATGTGTGTTAAGTCTACTAATTCAGGTCAGTCCTGCGGCTGAGTCTGCGCATGCACATACCTCAATAAGGAGCTGCTTCTGGACGCCGTCAGACACACCGACGTGGTCTGTGTTCAGGTTCACGTTGGTACACAACATCTGATCAGCAACCGATACCGCCTGTGTGGGCATGTTGTTTAAAACGTATCAAAAATCAGCATCTATGATGAGTACGAAAACGAGTGATCTGGACACCTTGgatgatttttttgtcttttttaaaaatgcaagcGTCCATGTAGGAGTGTAGCTAGCATTAACGCAGTTCTCAATAATCGCGCGTTGATCCGTACGAATTAACTGCGCAATCCGTAACGCTTAAGCGTTCAAAATACAATGCTACGTGTGTGCTACACAACACTATCAATATATACGTATATACGTTGAAATTTGGCAATAAACGTCATGAAAGTTTATCATGGACGTCATGTGAATTTTAAGGACAAtgctgttgttttaaaaaaaaagcggGTTTAAGGCGATGAATGTAACAAAACTTTGTAAATTATTGAAAGTGTTCCGTAACGCATAACATCAGTTGCCTATGTAACGTgtatgtatgtacatgtcaataatatgaatattttttattgaaatatattaatatcattaaattCTGCTGATTTGTAGACTTTTACTTCAATATCATctgtttatcaatataattgaTGGCAGTCCAGGAACCTTACGGATGAACCTCGTACATAAATATGAGACTACAGCTTTAACACTgaacataaattattcaaatgtaaTGCCAAACAAAACGTTCTTCATAAAAAGTTACAAGGTCCGAGACATACCATGGCCGTGAGGTCAATCTCGCCGATGATGGTTGGAATCATGTAGAACTTGGTCGACTCGCTATCACCCCCGCATAGACAGAAATGCCGGGAACTGCCGCTCACTCCGGTAAACTCGAAACCGTCCGCCTCCCTTAGCGATACCTCCATCTAGAATACGATGTTAGTAGAGATATAGAATGTGGGCAAAATTTGCTCAAGACGTTACTTAAACCTTCCTTGAACGTTGTCGCTTATTGTCGCTTATTGTCGTTCAACATTGACCGTTCTCATCTTAGGAATAATGACGACAATTTACGATGCACGGCGACTTTTTCCGACCTAGTATGCCGAGAAATGAAGGCTTCAATACAACATTATGATTGTATATCGCGAGCTTTTGTACGTGCATCCTTCGTTACTATTGCCTTACATCAAAGGAATACGAGTAGAAACATCGTTAAGCTTTCATTTTATGCACATGTTGTATCGAAAATATTTACCAGCCTTACAAATCAGTTTTTATCATGTCAACCACTATCGCAACAtatcatatgttttacaatagAATGTCACAATGACATGAAAATTGCTTTTTGGTGACGAAAACAAGCAACAACTTATGACAATAGGCGACCGTGTGTAAATATGCGTCACGAGACAGGGTTTTTTTCGGATCGTACGGCATGTACGCTATAATGCCACATCCATACGGTTTTAGTGTTAACATGAGCGATATACTATCTGTAAAATGTTATTGTCGAGTGACTTTCGTTTCATGAAACAGTggtgacaaaataaaaacagtgtaGTTGGCAAGTATTTCCAGCCACATTTTTCAGTACATGCTTCAAAAACGTAAAAAATCGTACCAGAAAACCATGCCGCTTCACCAAAATAGCCGCATGTGACCATGCTCGACCACGCACTACAGTGGTAAAAAGGCCGTGTATGATTAAAGGCCGTGTATGATTTCAGACCGTGTATGATTTAAACCCGTTTATGAATGAAGACCAAGTATGGTTAAAGGCCGTTTATGATTAAAGGCGGTTTATGACTAAAGACCGTGTATGAATAAAGACCGTGTATGAATAAAGACCGTGTATAGTTAAAGGCCGTTTGTGATTTAAGGCCGTTTATGATTTAAGGCCGTTTATGATTTAAGGCCGTTTATGATTTAAGGCCGTTTATGATTAAAGGCCTTGTATGATTAAAGACCGTGTATGGTTAAAGGCCGTTTATGATTTAAGGCCGTTTATGATTAAAGGCTGTGTATGATTAAAGACCGTGTATGAATAAAGATCGTGTCTGATTAAAGGCCGTGTAGGATTAAATGCCTAGTATGATTAAAGACCGtgcatgataaaaaaaacaaccgtGTATGATTAAGGATCGATTTCAATTTGTTGAGAAACCATCATTTCCCAGTACGGAGTGTAATGATGAATCAGAAGCTACCTTAAACGTCATTAAGCGAGAACAATATCAGGATACAAGGAAACCATTAAAGACATGTCAGATGTCATTTACAGTTTATAGGTACGAGATTCGTGCGGTAGGCCATGGACAGAGACCATTTGAACTGTCTTGAAATTATGAGGCTATTTGCCAGAAATGGCAACGTAATTGTTGTACGAAAAACAAGCACAGGATGGATCTTAGAATGTCTTTTAAACGCATAAAAACCCGATGTTATATTGTCATTTGTGAATTGTCAGGACGTTGTTTATTGCTATCGTTATCATTTTTGTGCCTGGGTGCTGGCGATGACATTATTTCACGAAATACCTtcatattgtaaacaaatgaaacgTACCGCAACACACTCCTCGAGGTAGTTAAACACGGTGACGGTCACCGGAAGTGTTTCTCCGCGGACCGCCGAATACGGAAGCGTCATAGAAGCGAAGAACGGTTGAAATCCTGTTATTGACGTCAGCGGAGATACGCCCAAACCGGAAGACGGATGACTGCATAAAGCGTTACCCTGCCACTCGGTGATTGTATCAGGCATTACCGTTTGCTTGACCATCGTACCAGTATCTctgataaacaaaaataaggaaataaacGCATTCAATAAACGATTATTCACAAAAGCTCTATATATTCCAGATACTCATATCTAGGACacatattctaaatatttacaattatctttatttaaaactgcAAACATGAATTTAACTTACGGCAAATTAATGGCACTAAACGAGTGGAAACCTTCTTGAGTTTTGGTAGTAAATAACAGTAATACTTTAGTAAACTAACTCAACAGAGAATAATTCCCACAGCCATGTTTCGAGAAACACACTCCTAATTCTCTCATTTTGAGTAGTACTAGATTGGTCACTGTTGACTAGACttttaatccgataattaggagAGTCGTcaatgattataagtatcttccatggccgttCGTGTAAGATCCCGAACCGAAGAGTGTTTTgaggaaacgaggtttaccaagtTCATGCAGAACatcctgcgcgagggtcgggatgaaccgaGCAGCCATGGTGGAttttttttctcccaccccagttaaataaaataaagttaaaatgtgcttttttcGCTGTAACTATTTTGTGCGTAGTAAAAGTTAATTTACGTAAAGATATGTGATATGCTCGCAGTGgttcaaaatatgtcaattgTCAACTCGTTCTTAAAATAGTTCTATGGAGAGTGCACCATTATTTCTAGAATGGTGCCATTTAGAAAGAAAAGTAGGACAGAAGAAGAAAATGACGAGCAATTCTCTTCACATGAAAGCCAATGTCGTTGTGTTCAAACCCTCGTTTAGAACctacatttgtattattatatgatttaggcacatttaaaacattcgaAAAAAATGCTCGTCATTTCTTGTTCTCGCATTTCCTTGAACCAACCCAATCTGAATCAAGTCCCATAACCAAGTTTCCGGGAAGACGCTTCGGATTCGCTCTACCTCCCCTGACCTAGAATTGTCGATATCATCACTTCCTGTTGGCAGATTTTCTGTATCGATATCTTCAGCAATACTGTCTGGGCCCGAAACGGGGACCAAACTTGGAAAACCGCTCCGCATGAAATTCCCTTAAAGACCAAAAAGGACACGcagtaatgttttgtttatatatgagTATTATTTGATAGGTGAAAACATTCATCCTTTGAAGTCCTACTCGATTGAAATGTGACGTTTGGGATGAAAAGTGATTGATGTTCGGTGCAGTAGTACACAAACAATGACATGTTAGACAACAGTCTAACCGGCTTATGTcgtatttaatgatttacgatAATACATATGGCTTtccattttttaatcaaaattctTTAATCATGACCAGCATTCATCAATGTCCTTCACGTAGTAATGTATACGAACTATTATTATATGACTCTCTCTGACGTCGTGCACCATATCAATTTCAATTGTAAACAGAGTTTTCTCAATTAACATAATTGTATGTCACTACGATATATAGCAGTGGCATATTAAAGGCAAGGTTGCTTTTCCCTGTGCGAAACAATTTACATATTGCCGTTATCTAGAAAAATACCAATGCCTACATACAAACAACATCGTGATAATACAGCTGATTAGTTGAATAGTTGTACATATAAGCGAtcacaattgttttataataaataacgCATGAGTCAAgcaaataaatgtgtttctaACACATGTTACAGCATAATCCGAGGACAAAAGAATAAAACTAACGGTAAGTAAATTTCAAGCATTATATTGTCCTGTTATATAATTCAGtaactgaaaataaatgctCACCTGCTATCCAGTCTAGGAAATGAGAGTATTAAATGCAATGACACGGACATTAGAACAGTCGTCTATAGGAAACTTAAGTGATCTCTACCAGTCCCGCGTATTTCAAAAtggtatatttataaagttgtaAGCAAGAACTAAGTAGGAAGTTACCAGCAAATAGAAACTAGGGAACGGCCACTCTATAGTTAATCATCGTAGTTTGTTCGAAAACTTTGACCTGATCTCTAATTAAATGCATACACCAGTTAAAGATAACGGTTATTGGTTAAcaatgcttttgaaatatttttcttacgCCATCTGTGCGTACGGTACCATTTGCATGGCCTCGACTTCAACACACCGTTGGTAGAAACCCACACACTGGCACCCTGTGTTGGatggaaaatacaaaaagtgtACATTGGCTGCGgcgtgtaagcttatttatactctgTGAGCGCCCCGGTAAGATTGTTAATCATGTAAGGCTTCTGGAGCAAAGTGCGCACAATTGAATGTAACACTGGTTAGAGCTTCCCCTGGTTCTTTATCGTGCacccctacccccccccccccccccggggggggaagacgattagtattttagtGGTGCGGGATATTGAACCCTGGATGGActgtcaagtgtgttaccactgaAGCAAGGATCCGTGAATTAAAAGTACaacaagaaataatgtttcatagTAGCTTTACTGAACTATTACGTCGATATCAGCCTGAGtacttaagtaaaacaaaaggACAACTACACCTATGAATCCTTTTAGGATTGGCGAATTGCTTTTACAAGCCAGCGGGCATTCGCAAATCGCAAAATAACCCACTTCTGTGGGAAAGTTGCTGAAACTTTGATGATCACGAAAACAGTTTTCCAATAACATATGGAAACAATCTAggatatttttcaataatttgaaatgtccttttcattttcaaaacataaaaactgAATGTCCTCTGTATACtgacttaaagctgctctcttaCAGAATGACTGTCTTGACAACTTTGAATCGGGCCCGAGGTAAGCAAAGTGTGGTCCagcataacaaatatttaatctCTGAGATAATCATGACGTGTTGTTTTCTGATTGATATTTTGGACtgaattcaaaatataacaactGTAAATAATGTGCATTACTCAGATGCGTCTTTTCCAATGGGCAATGGGGTAAACTGGCTTTCATCTGAAAATAGGTCATTTTGTTAATGCcacaaaaataacatgattaGCAGCGCGTCCAAAAAGTCATTCAATTgcttttataccat from Mya arenaria isolate MELC-2E11 chromosome 3, ASM2691426v1 harbors:
- the LOC128228907 gene encoding LOW QUALITY PROTEIN: alpha-2-macroglobulin-like (The sequence of the model RefSeq protein was modified relative to this genomic sequence to represent the inferred CDS: inserted 2 bases in 1 codon) — protein: MSQTVVVVAPSPSITLIQTDKPIYKPGETVRVRVVTMDTELVPNRFFYPKITIKTPNGYRVMQWNDIQTESGLVTLEMPLSTDPVLGNWNIKVEAIAQRTFKVDECVLPKFEVTVTPPSYLLPTSKMVSGTGCAKYTYGKNVQGTLRLEACFRSWTSTMPHSRGTTLRSHHCRGVELYGESNEPSLSVHVLTLAIEDDSDGFFKPGFPYRGRVVVTNPDGTPATGELIEVTLQNLGWKGDYYWRANLTSDVNGIVHFAXAELSASTGDYHKKAKAVVYENDLRYANGSYFSRTWTPTKSKMLSQWYSPSNSFIFIPEVTETPCDGTSDIDVYYTAMEGEDYRFTVTVLSNKMLLRTEEITQTFDGTSAIIAGLKPLEILKRYTNEKKAIGHFKLRLPVSDEMTSEATVLLYCMRSDSEVVAATTSFKVEKCFKNKVQMGFNKAEARPGDEVEYLLQAAPGSLCSVGMVDKSVTLLAGDNHLSPDEVLKRVNKAKRVSTYTFYNDENRAYCDKYFQNQAPSTSRPGNFMRSGFPSLVPVSGPDSIAEDIDTENLPTGSDDIDNSRSGEVERIRSVFPETWLWDLIQIGDTGTMVKQTVMPDTITEWQGNALCSHPSSGLGVSPLTSITGFQPFFASMTLPYSAVRGETLPVTVTVFNYLEECVAMEVSLREADGFEFTGVSGSSRHFCLCGGDSESTKFYMIPTIIGEIDLTAMAVSVADQMLCTNVNLNTDHVGVSDGVQKQLLIEAGGQPKEETSSAYLCAKDGAGDVELFEHKFPELLVPDSTRATVAIVGDIMGPTLSNLQNILKMPYGCGEPNLARWVPNIFVLQYLNATGRSSHEITDKAYRYMRIGYQRQLKYRHNDNGYSIWEENQYGNETGSLWLTAFVVKSMAFFAKFLTIDEDDVNNSGLWILSHQQEDGCFPKVGRTFSSYLKGGLDEDEVTDLTAFILVALLEGGFSRNNQSAIDKGFSCIGAVDLQAVDTYTLSVIAYAHSLYNPRATIATPPFSQSWTNANYTAPSAEVEMTAYVLLALLETKASVDKVAPIVQWISRQRNDYGGFSSAKITLIDTVVALQALAKFGAVSFSGEQDLQVDVRQDRQAYNFRVTADNNLVSQSIDLLNTKPVEISMSGSGCVLAQSNLKYNVYRMKDTSPAFSVDTLVYKSRTQKNNCAMRTLEVCASYLKSGVSNLAIAEIKMSTGWVPVTSTLDQLVGIGRVQNYELDANFVELYFDEVRACVDFEVEQEIRMNPLPARVQVYDYYETRYSVTVDYSIATTCGTKQEIPMDNKGIDCSVMQCRVTEESSRVKG